In the Pirellulales bacterium genome, one interval contains:
- a CDS encoding lysophospholipid acyltransferase family protein — protein MIADSTYRLVYSAIAVLIVFLLAKVVIWWRRSPLTFGQTVMWSINYLIARLLWGTRVEGSLPKQEGVGAVIVSNHRSGVDPSFIQTSVRRVVYWMVAREYCETPGLGCLLRAFQVIPVGRGGVDTAATKQAIRRAQEGGLIGMFPEGRINETTDKLLLPGRPGAALVALKARVPIIPVFISGSPYDGTPLGPLKMRAHVRVKIGQPIDLSEYYGREKEEGVMQEITLRLLREMAHLGGHPEFEPQLAGRRWKPGEEEIENGDPNANGNHGGNMLPDGKLTEGQNPSLNGRNGRSANAIVKPENSPG, from the coding sequence ATGATCGCTGATTCAACCTACCGGTTGGTTTACTCCGCAATTGCGGTGCTCATCGTTTTCCTGCTGGCGAAGGTTGTCATTTGGTGGCGACGCTCCCCACTGACCTTCGGACAAACGGTAATGTGGTCGATCAATTACTTGATTGCTCGGCTGCTGTGGGGAACGCGCGTCGAGGGGTCGCTCCCAAAACAAGAGGGCGTGGGCGCCGTCATCGTTTCCAATCATCGCAGCGGCGTCGATCCTTCCTTTATTCAAACTTCTGTCCGCCGTGTCGTCTATTGGATGGTCGCCCGCGAATACTGCGAAACCCCGGGCCTCGGCTGCCTGTTGCGAGCCTTTCAGGTTATTCCCGTGGGCCGCGGCGGCGTCGATACCGCTGCCACAAAGCAGGCCATCCGCCGCGCCCAGGAAGGCGGCCTCATCGGTATGTTCCCCGAAGGACGCATCAACGAAACCACCGATAAGCTGTTGCTGCCAGGCCGACCCGGTGCCGCCCTGGTCGCCCTCAAAGCCCGCGTACCCATCATCCCCGTATTCATCAGCGGCTCCCCCTACGACGGTACGCCCTTGGGTCCTTTGAAAATGCGGGCCCATGTTCGCGTGAAAATCGGCCAGCCCATTGATTTATCGGAATACTACGGCCGCGAGAAAGAAGAAGGCGTCATGCAGGAAATCACCTTGCGGCTCTTGCGTGAAATGGCTCACCTCGGCGGCCACCCCGAGTTCGAGCCGCAATTGGCCGGTCGCCGCTGGAAACCCGGCGAGGAAGAAATTGAAAACGGCGACCCCAACGCCAATGGCAATCATGGTGGCAACATGCTTCCAGATGGTAAACTCACCGAGGGACAAAACCCCTCGCTAAACGGCCGGAATGGGCGTTCGGCCAATGCTATCGTAAAGCCCGAAAACTCCCCCGGATAA